From a single Solenopsis invicta isolate M01_SB chromosome 6, UNIL_Sinv_3.0, whole genome shotgun sequence genomic region:
- the LOC105205221 gene encoding uncharacterized protein LOC105205221, which translates to MKIVVFVVCVLVAITMSDAQNVFESIIQTVTSKAIDLKELIDLPLTLAACTFKMGLSKIGSPEISYCVAEKKNLINEQGEIKWDETLIFAKKIFRDETQINYLNEMIQKCKEEGDKFEGNQYEKTIKSIECVLSMIKKKFSIFM; encoded by the exons ATGAAGATTGTAGTGTTCGTCGTGTGCGTGCTGGTTGCCATC ACGATGAGTGATGCGCAAAATGTGTTTGAAAGTATTATACAAACTGTAACATCAAAGGCAATCGATTTAAAAGAACTGATTGATTTGCCTCTAACACTTGCAGCATGCACCTTTAAAATGGGTTTATCCA AGATTGGCAGTCCCGAAATATCCTATTGTGTAGCAGAAAAGAAAAACTTa atcAATGAACAAGGTGAAATAAAATGGGATGAGACTTtgatttttgctaaaaaaatctTTCGCGATGAaactcaaataaattatttaaacgagatgatacaaaaatgtaaagaagaag GCGATAAGTTTGAAGGAAACCAATATGAAAAAACCATAAAATCTATAGAATGCGTATTGTCAATG ataaaaaaaaaatttagtatttttatgtaA